One Sphaerisporangium krabiense DNA segment encodes these proteins:
- a CDS encoding glycosyltransferase family protein — translation MAESDQVNPDEPRFQRLGAANWLPEERKVVERYEERIRDLERRLATAEARAEYAQWQLSATKAQRPYRVSTALAGAKRPAKLVKLPRDLSKALKPKKAPKAPATVTASAAAIDAVLAHAPEVKIPNLAWPDGPVARPDLKVAVILDDFSRMAFKYEWDQIEFGLKDWPEIFAAKRPDILFCESAWHGNQGRWRYQMTGTNAPKQELRDLLAWCKEQGIPTVFWNKEDPPNFDFFIDTAKLFDLVYTCDGDMLPKYREILGHDRVDVLQFAAQPRVHNPIQTKQGRPYDVVFAGMYFRDKHPERREQMETVIAPTRELGLHIFARNEKAGDKYAWPAEYRPHIVGELPYEQMLAAYKMYKVFLNVNSVIDSPTMCARRVFELSACSTTVLSGWSRAIEETFGPLIPIAHTQEEAYNQALYLINSPELRARQSHLAMREVFDKHLFSHRVDQILAALGRPVRVRSRSVSVVLPTNRAGQLEHAIAQVARQRHRDLELILVLHGLEIDPAVVRDKALAAGVPAVKVLTAAASLTLGEVLNVGIAQAEGDYIAKMDDDNLYGAHYLSDLLRAFDYADAEMVGKGAHYTYFPATDTTVMRLPGLEHRYAHLVQGATILATADLMRTYAFEAVNAGEDTRLVRRLKEDGVRIYSADRFNFVYMRGADASAHTWKAQDYKLTRNAQFCFVGHPDAHVMI, via the coding sequence ATGGCCGAGAGTGACCAGGTGAACCCGGACGAGCCGCGTTTCCAGCGCCTCGGGGCGGCCAACTGGCTGCCGGAGGAGCGCAAGGTCGTCGAGCGGTACGAGGAGCGCATCCGCGACCTGGAGCGCAGGCTCGCCACGGCCGAGGCGCGGGCCGAGTACGCCCAGTGGCAGCTCTCGGCGACCAAGGCGCAGCGCCCGTACCGGGTGAGCACGGCGCTGGCCGGCGCCAAGCGCCCCGCCAAGCTCGTCAAGCTCCCCCGCGACCTGTCGAAGGCGCTGAAGCCCAAGAAGGCGCCCAAGGCCCCCGCGACCGTCACCGCGAGCGCCGCGGCCATCGACGCCGTGCTCGCGCACGCCCCCGAGGTCAAGATCCCGAACCTGGCCTGGCCGGACGGCCCGGTGGCCCGGCCGGACCTGAAGGTCGCCGTCATCCTGGACGACTTCTCCCGGATGGCGTTCAAGTACGAGTGGGACCAGATCGAGTTCGGCCTCAAGGACTGGCCGGAGATCTTCGCGGCCAAGCGCCCGGACATCCTGTTCTGCGAGTCGGCCTGGCACGGCAACCAGGGCCGCTGGCGCTACCAGATGACCGGGACGAACGCCCCCAAGCAGGAGCTTCGCGACCTCCTCGCCTGGTGCAAGGAGCAGGGCATCCCCACGGTCTTCTGGAACAAGGAGGACCCGCCCAACTTCGACTTCTTCATCGACACGGCCAAGCTGTTCGACCTCGTCTACACGTGCGACGGCGACATGCTGCCGAAGTATCGCGAAATATTGGGACACGACCGGGTGGACGTGCTGCAGTTCGCGGCGCAGCCGCGCGTGCACAACCCCATCCAGACCAAGCAGGGCCGTCCCTACGACGTGGTGTTCGCGGGCATGTACTTCCGCGACAAGCACCCCGAGCGGCGCGAGCAGATGGAGACCGTGATCGCCCCGACGCGGGAGCTCGGCCTGCACATCTTCGCCCGCAACGAGAAGGCCGGCGACAAGTACGCCTGGCCCGCCGAGTACCGCCCGCACATCGTCGGCGAGCTGCCGTACGAGCAGATGCTGGCCGCGTACAAGATGTACAAGGTCTTCCTGAACGTCAACTCCGTCATCGACTCGCCCACCATGTGCGCCCGCCGGGTGTTCGAGCTGTCCGCCTGCTCCACCACCGTGCTGTCGGGCTGGTCGCGCGCCATCGAGGAGACCTTCGGGCCGCTGATCCCCATCGCGCACACCCAGGAGGAGGCCTACAACCAGGCCCTCTACCTCATCAACAGCCCCGAGCTGCGCGCGCGGCAGAGCCACCTCGCCATGCGCGAGGTCTTCGACAAGCACCTCTTCTCCCACCGCGTGGACCAGATCCTCGCCGCGCTCGGCCGTCCGGTGCGGGTGCGATCCCGGAGCGTCTCGGTCGTGCTGCCCACCAACCGCGCGGGCCAGCTCGAACACGCCATCGCGCAGGTCGCGCGCCAGCGGCACCGCGACCTCGAGCTGATCCTCGTCCTGCACGGCCTGGAGATCGACCCCGCGGTGGTCCGCGACAAGGCGCTGGCCGCCGGGGTGCCCGCCGTCAAGGTGCTCACCGCCGCCGCCTCGCTCACGCTCGGCGAGGTGCTGAACGTCGGCATCGCCCAGGCCGAGGGCGACTACATCGCCAAGATGGACGACGACAACCTCTACGGCGCCCACTACCTGTCGGACCTGCTGCGCGCGTTCGACTACGCCGACGCCGAGATGGTCGGCAAGGGCGCCCACTACACGTATTTCCCCGCGACCGACACGACCGTGATGCGGCTGCCCGGCCTGGAGCACCGCTACGCCCACCTGGTGCAGGGCGCGACGATCCTCGCCACGGCGGACCTGATGCGGACGTACGCCTTCGAGGCCGTCAACGCGGGCGAGGACACCCGGCTCGTGCGGCGCCTGAAGGAGGACGGCGTCCGCATCTACTCGGCGGACCGCTTCAACTTCGTCTACATGCGCGGCGCCGACGCCTCGGCCCACACCTGGAAGGCGCAGGACTACAAGCTCACCAGAAACGCCCAGTTCTGCTTCGTGGGCCACCCCGACGCCCACGTGATGATCTAG
- a CDS encoding glycoside hydrolase family 19 protein — MSRLRIVVTVVALAVAGALAVILPTSPASAAACATPWSSSQVYTGGMIASYNSHNWQAKWWTQNEKPGTAAVWTDQGTCTGGGNPTPTPTPSGPTDSCLFPNWVAGRAYVTGDIVRYTNGRNYRATHDNPGYDPTVSTWYWEPYTCTGPTPTATPTPTPTGPAGAFVVTEAQFNQMFPSRNPFYTYNGLVAALRAYPAFANTGSDTVKKQEAAAFLANVNHETGGLVYIVEQNTANYPHYCDATQPYGCPAGQAAYYGRGPIQLSWNFNYKAAGDALGIDLLRNPNLVQTDASVAWQTGIWYWMTQNGPGTMTAHNAMVNGAGFGETIRSINGALECNGGNPAQVQSRINAYTRFAGILGVTPGNNLSC; from the coding sequence GTGTCGAGACTGCGCATCGTGGTGACCGTCGTCGCCCTGGCGGTGGCGGGGGCTTTGGCAGTGATCCTGCCGACGTCCCCGGCGTCCGCGGCGGCGTGTGCCACACCCTGGTCGTCCTCGCAGGTGTACACCGGCGGGATGATCGCGTCCTACAACAGCCACAACTGGCAGGCCAAGTGGTGGACGCAGAACGAGAAGCCCGGTACCGCGGCCGTCTGGACCGACCAGGGCACCTGCACGGGCGGTGGCAACCCCACCCCGACGCCCACGCCGAGCGGTCCCACCGACTCGTGCCTCTTCCCGAACTGGGTCGCGGGCCGCGCCTACGTCACCGGCGACATCGTCAGGTACACCAACGGCCGCAACTACCGGGCCACGCACGACAACCCGGGCTACGACCCGACGGTCAGCACCTGGTACTGGGAGCCCTACACCTGCACGGGTCCCACCCCGACGGCCACGCCGACGCCGACCCCGACCGGGCCCGCCGGCGCGTTCGTGGTCACCGAGGCGCAGTTCAACCAGATGTTCCCGAGCCGGAACCCGTTCTACACCTACAACGGGCTCGTGGCGGCGCTGCGCGCCTACCCCGCCTTCGCCAACACGGGAAGTGACACGGTCAAGAAGCAGGAGGCGGCTGCCTTCCTGGCCAACGTCAACCACGAGACCGGCGGGCTGGTGTACATCGTCGAGCAGAACACGGCGAACTACCCGCACTACTGCGACGCGACCCAGCCGTACGGCTGCCCGGCGGGTCAGGCGGCGTACTACGGCCGCGGCCCCATCCAGCTGAGCTGGAACTTCAACTACAAGGCCGCGGGCGACGCGCTCGGCATCGACCTGCTCCGCAACCCCAACCTGGTGCAGACCGACGCCTCCGTCGCCTGGCAGACCGGCATCTGGTACTGGATGACGCAGAACGGCCCCGGCACGATGACCGCGCACAACGCGATGGTCAACGGCGCGGGCTTCGGCGAGACGATCCGCAGCATCAACGGCGCCCTGGAGTGCAACGGCGGGAACCCCGCCCAGGTCCAGAGCCGGATCAACGCCTACACCCGCTTCGCCGGCATCCTCGGCGTCACCCCCGGCAACAACCTGTCCTGCTGA
- a CDS encoding DoxX family protein — MNLNRRYPYLSHLGLLLLRLALGVIFVAHGWQKLSTMGHSATVAMFEQMNAPLPTVSAVYATWVELLGGLALIVGLGLPIAGLLLFLDMAGAFLFVHVGHGVFVTDGGFELVLALGAGSLALALLGGGRYGVDGLLSARRSGRTEVTA, encoded by the coding sequence ATGAACCTCAACCGACGCTATCCATACCTGTCCCATCTCGGTCTCCTCCTGCTGCGCCTGGCTCTGGGCGTCATCTTCGTCGCCCACGGGTGGCAGAAGCTCAGCACCATGGGCCACTCGGCCACCGTCGCCATGTTCGAGCAGATGAACGCGCCGCTGCCCACCGTCTCGGCGGTGTACGCCACCTGGGTCGAGCTCCTCGGTGGACTGGCCCTCATCGTCGGCCTCGGCCTTCCGATCGCGGGCCTGCTGCTGTTCCTCGACATGGCGGGCGCGTTCCTGTTCGTCCACGTCGGCCACGGCGTCTTCGTGACCGACGGCGGGTTCGAGCTCGTGCTCGCGCTCGGCGCGGGCAGCCTGGCCCTCGCCCTGCTGGGCGGCGGCCGCTATGGCGTCGACGGACTCCTCTCGGCCCGTCGATCCGGCCGCACGGAGGTCACCGCCTGA
- the wecB gene encoding non-hydrolyzing UDP-N-acetylglucosamine 2-epimerase: MRENPLVLHVLGARPNFVKAAPVVRGLAELGIRQGIVHTGQHYDALMSDVFFADLGLPEPIANLGVGSGSHARQTAALLVGLEEVVLEHSPDLVVVYGDVNSTLAAILVCAKLHVPTAHVEAGLRSFDREMPEEVNRVVTDALADILLVTSPDGLSHLADEGIAASRVHLVGNPMIDSLFSALPLLDPAPVKARLGLPERYAVATLHRPANVDDPEAARELVEAVLAVGEQVPIVVPLHPRGRTRLAEAGLVTGDDLTIIDPLGYVEFLSLVRGAALVVTDSGGVQEETTMLGVPCLTVRANTERPVTITHGTNRLVTPATLPAAASKALADGAATPSGDLPPLWDGKAGPRIARVIEAWLRGDNLSPASQGVSPAAS, encoded by the coding sequence ATGAGGGAAAATCCCCTCGTTTTGCATGTGCTGGGCGCTCGTCCCAACTTCGTCAAGGCGGCGCCCGTCGTGCGCGGCCTCGCCGAGCTCGGGATCCGGCAGGGCATCGTCCACACCGGTCAGCACTACGACGCCCTGATGTCGGACGTCTTCTTCGCCGATCTCGGCCTCCCCGAGCCGATCGCCAACCTCGGCGTCGGCTCCGGCAGCCACGCGCGCCAGACGGCCGCGCTGCTCGTCGGCCTGGAGGAGGTCGTGCTGGAGCACTCCCCCGACCTGGTCGTGGTGTACGGGGACGTCAACTCCACGCTGGCGGCGATCCTGGTCTGCGCCAAGCTGCACGTGCCCACGGCGCACGTCGAGGCGGGGCTGCGGTCCTTCGACCGCGAGATGCCCGAGGAGGTCAACCGGGTCGTCACCGACGCGCTCGCCGACATCCTGCTGGTGACCAGCCCGGACGGGCTCTCCCACCTCGCCGACGAGGGGATCGCGGCGAGCAGGGTCCACCTGGTCGGCAACCCCATGATCGACAGCCTCTTCTCGGCGCTGCCGCTGCTGGACCCGGCGCCGGTGAAGGCGCGGCTCGGCCTGCCCGAGCGGTACGCCGTCGCCACCCTGCACCGCCCGGCCAACGTGGACGACCCGGAGGCGGCCCGCGAGCTGGTCGAGGCCGTCCTCGCGGTGGGCGAGCAGGTGCCGATCGTGGTTCCCCTGCACCCGCGCGGGCGCACCCGCCTCGCCGAGGCGGGCCTGGTGACCGGCGACGACCTCACGATCATCGACCCGCTCGGGTACGTCGAGTTCCTCTCGCTGGTGCGCGGCGCGGCGCTGGTCGTCACCGACTCCGGCGGCGTGCAGGAGGAGACGACCATGCTGGGCGTCCCCTGCCTGACCGTCCGCGCGAACACCGAGCGGCCCGTCACGATCACGCACGGCACCAACCGCCTGGTCACCCCGGCCACGCTGCCCGCGGCGGCCTCCAAGGCGCTGGCCGACGGCGCGGCGACCCCGAGCGGCGACCTGCCGCCGCTGTGGGACGGCAAGGCGGGGCCGCGCATCGCCCGCGTGATCGAGGCGTGGCTGCGCGGCGACAACCTCTCGCCCGCGTCCCAGGGCGTCTCGCCCGCCGCATCCTGA
- a CDS encoding RNA polymerase sigma factor, translating into MSIRARIRDGDAEAFAELFDELARPVYGHAYRLTGNWSTAEDVMALTFLEAWRLRLKIDAEGGSLRPWVLGIATNVARNVRRAARRHDDALARMPAAAPVPDFADEIAARIDAAERLAAVREAYGSLRRGEREVFALCVWSGLDHAEAAEALGVAVGTVRSRLSRARGRLESLAAERQRPSASRQEEGDRDIAVRSPKERHR; encoded by the coding sequence ATGTCGATACGTGCCCGAATACGTGATGGAGACGCCGAGGCGTTCGCCGAGCTTTTCGACGAGCTGGCGCGCCCGGTGTACGGCCACGCGTACCGGTTGACGGGGAATTGGTCCACCGCCGAGGACGTGATGGCGCTGACGTTCCTCGAAGCGTGGCGGCTACGGCTCAAGATCGACGCCGAGGGCGGCTCGCTGCGGCCATGGGTGCTGGGCATCGCCACCAACGTGGCGCGCAACGTGCGCAGGGCCGCCCGCCGGCACGACGACGCGCTGGCCAGGATGCCCGCCGCCGCTCCCGTCCCCGACTTCGCCGACGAGATCGCCGCCCGCATCGACGCCGCCGAGCGGCTGGCCGCCGTCCGGGAGGCGTACGGGTCGCTGCGCCGCGGCGAACGCGAGGTCTTCGCGTTGTGCGTGTGGTCCGGGCTCGACCACGCCGAGGCCGCCGAGGCGCTGGGCGTGGCCGTCGGCACGGTCAGGTCCCGCCTGTCCCGTGCGCGGGGAAGGCTCGAGAGTTTGGCCGCCGAGCGGCAACGGCCGTCCGCGTCGCGACAGGAAGAAGGTGACCGCGACATCGCGGTCCGGTCCCCGAAGGAGCGCCACCGATGA
- a CDS encoding class I SAM-dependent methyltransferase, whose product MKNDEEVSRTALMSAAARAAHLVVDGRPPIFADTLAYPLLGEQADDLIGYHRAHGEHLVLRGARTAALTRSRYTEDRLAEAVGRGIGQYVILGAGLDSYAYRAGKDGPVRVFEVDHPATQRWKRRALDGAGVPDPGTVAFVPVDFERDDLAERLTGEGFDPAAPALVSWLGVTMYLTREAIGHTLAVLGGLAPGTELVVEWMLPESLRDEEGRAYAEAVAQVSAQGGEPWLTFLGPDEATAVLGEHGLEVVGHAFQRDAIDPALWERTDALLPQNLSLLTHARVPVRG is encoded by the coding sequence GTGAAAAACGATGAAGAAGTCAGCCGTACCGCGCTCATGTCCGCCGCCGCCCGGGCGGCGCATCTGGTCGTCGACGGCCGGCCCCCGATCTTCGCGGACACCCTGGCGTACCCCCTGCTCGGCGAGCAGGCCGACGACCTGATCGGCTACCACCGCGCGCACGGCGAGCACCTCGTCCTCAGGGGCGCGCGGACGGCCGCCCTCACCCGGAGCCGGTACACCGAGGACCGCCTGGCCGAGGCCGTGGGCCGCGGGATCGGCCAGTACGTCATCCTCGGCGCGGGCCTGGACTCCTACGCCTACCGCGCCGGGAAGGACGGACCGGTGCGCGTGTTCGAGGTGGACCACCCGGCGACCCAGCGGTGGAAGCGCCGCGCGCTCGACGGGGCGGGCGTCCCCGACCCCGGCACGGTCGCCTTCGTCCCCGTCGACTTCGAGCGCGACGACCTGGCGGAACGCCTCACGGGCGAGGGCTTCGACCCCGCGGCGCCCGCCCTGGTGAGCTGGCTCGGCGTCACGATGTACCTGACCCGCGAGGCCATCGGGCACACCCTGGCCGTCCTCGGCGGCCTGGCCCCCGGCACCGAGCTCGTGGTCGAGTGGATGCTCCCCGAGTCCCTTCGGGACGAGGAGGGCCGGGCGTACGCGGAGGCGGTCGCGCAGGTGTCGGCGCAGGGGGGCGAGCCGTGGCTGACCTTCCTCGGTCCGGACGAGGCCACGGCCGTCCTGGGGGAGCACGGCCTGGAGGTCGTCGGGCACGCCTTCCAGCGCGACGCGATCGACCCCGCGCTCTGGGAGAGGACGGACGCGCTGCTTCCCCAGAACCTGTCGCTGCTCACCCACGCGCGGGTCCCGGTCCGGGGATAG
- a CDS encoding cytochrome P450, protein MTTASPSGVTPVDHPFGQDGLFKNPLYHRLRETGTGVTDIVRANGTHAKLITRYDDVVEVMRDQRTFSRQAALDVDEVDLGGTLLGLDGEEHAAVRDVVKGVFTPNAVGRMRHTMEEKARARLRSMTAAGDSADLIEAFALPFALNTITDLLGLPTADRPRFRQWVQPFLATSTATREDAHAARVALAGYFATLIEQRHREPGPDLLSRIATAAGSLPPDHLIKLPIALLVGGWEAVATSIATYTEVLLTQPYDDHATAYAYLTAYPEAVPGAVTEMERMFSTSAADDMPRRVLRDVVLPSGAVLRPGDVVIPSHDAANHDPRVFSDPLRMDFTRASHRHLSFGHGVHHCIGRHLGHIELVTAMTLLTGELPDLRLAVPADRIPRRSDHLMSGPAKLPVRWT, encoded by the coding sequence GTGACCACTGCCTCTCCAAGCGGCGTCACGCCGGTCGACCACCCGTTCGGCCAGGACGGCCTCTTCAAGAACCCGCTGTACCACCGGCTCCGGGAAACCGGCACAGGGGTCACCGACATCGTCCGGGCCAACGGCACCCACGCCAAACTGATCACCCGGTACGACGACGTGGTCGAGGTCATGCGGGACCAGCGCACCTTCTCCCGGCAGGCCGCCCTGGACGTCGACGAGGTCGACCTCGGAGGCACCCTGCTCGGCCTGGACGGCGAGGAACACGCCGCGGTCCGCGACGTCGTCAAGGGCGTGTTCACCCCGAACGCGGTGGGCCGGATGCGCCACACCATGGAGGAAAAGGCCCGCGCGCGGCTGCGGTCGATGACCGCCGCCGGCGACTCGGCCGACCTCATCGAGGCGTTCGCCCTGCCGTTCGCCCTGAACACGATCACCGACCTGCTGGGCCTGCCCACGGCGGACCGGCCGCGGTTCCGCCAGTGGGTGCAGCCGTTCCTGGCCACCAGCACCGCCACGCGGGAGGACGCGCACGCGGCCCGGGTCGCGCTGGCCGGGTACTTCGCGACGCTCATCGAACAGCGGCACCGGGAACCGGGTCCCGACCTGCTGTCCAGGATCGCGACGGCCGCCGGCTCCCTGCCTCCCGACCACCTGATCAAGCTGCCCATCGCGTTGCTCGTCGGCGGATGGGAAGCCGTCGCCACCTCCATCGCCACCTACACCGAGGTGCTGCTCACCCAGCCCTACGACGACCACGCCACGGCGTACGCCTACCTGACCGCGTACCCCGAGGCCGTCCCCGGAGCGGTCACCGAGATGGAACGCATGTTCTCCACCTCGGCCGCCGACGACATGCCGCGCCGGGTGCTGCGCGACGTCGTCCTGCCCAGCGGGGCCGTCCTGCGGCCCGGCGACGTGGTGATCCCGTCGCACGACGCCGCCAACCACGACCCCCGGGTGTTCTCCGACCCGCTCCGCATGGACTTCACCCGCGCGTCCCACCGGCACCTGAGCTTCGGCCACGGCGTCCACCACTGCATCGGCCGCCACCTCGGCCACATCGAACTCGTCACCGCGATGACCCTGCTGACCGGCGAACTCCCCGACCTGCGCCTCGCCGTGCCCGCCGACCGGATCCCCCGCAGATCCGACCACCTCATGAGCGGCCCGGCCAAGCTCCCGGTCCGCTGGACCTGA
- a CDS encoding MDR family MFS transporter, translated as MTTTTSRSVGLRSDRGPVLAAIMLCTGLVAIDSTIIATAVPSMVSDLGGFSQFPWLFSIYLLTQAVTVPLYGKLADTFGRKPVMFFGIAAFLLGSALCGFAWSMPALIAFRAIQGIGAGAIQPMSVTMVGDLYSLEERARVQGYVASVWGVSAVIGPTLGGVFSEYVNWRWIFFINLPLGAVAVWALATRFKERVERSSHRVDYLGATLLTAGSSLLILGLLEGDVAWSWTSAPSLVIFAAGILFIAAFLLVERRAAEPILPLWVFRRRTLVGGNLVGLCIGALMIGLSSYVPTFAQGVLGTGALVAGFVLAALSVGWPLAATFSGRLYMRIGFRDTAFIGGGLALAGAVLCALLGSRAPLWQVAVACFIVGAGLGLLSSPAIVAVQSSVGWERRGVVTATNMFCRSIGSSVGAAVLGAISNGTLNDRFSHPPAAVAGEMPNSLDATALVLGSQGSGTSPGAAAYVRQALYDASHHVFLAVVVVAVLAVGALVLLPRRAEELSFD; from the coding sequence GTGACGACCACCACATCCCGGAGCGTCGGCCTCAGATCCGATCGCGGGCCCGTGCTCGCGGCGATCATGCTGTGCACCGGGCTCGTCGCGATCGACAGCACGATCATCGCCACGGCGGTCCCCTCCATGGTCAGCGACCTCGGCGGGTTCTCCCAGTTCCCCTGGCTGTTCTCGATCTACCTGCTCACCCAGGCCGTCACCGTGCCGCTGTACGGCAAGCTCGCCGACACCTTCGGGCGCAAGCCGGTGATGTTCTTCGGCATCGCGGCCTTCCTGCTCGGGTCGGCGCTGTGCGGGTTCGCCTGGAGCATGCCCGCGCTCATCGCGTTCCGCGCCATCCAGGGCATCGGCGCGGGCGCCATCCAGCCGATGAGCGTCACCATGGTCGGCGACCTGTACTCGCTGGAGGAACGCGCCCGCGTGCAGGGGTACGTGGCCAGCGTCTGGGGCGTCTCCGCGGTGATCGGGCCCACGCTCGGCGGCGTGTTCTCCGAGTACGTGAACTGGCGCTGGATCTTCTTCATCAACCTGCCGCTCGGCGCCGTCGCCGTCTGGGCGCTCGCCACCCGCTTCAAGGAGCGGGTCGAGCGCAGCAGCCACCGCGTCGACTACCTCGGCGCGACGCTGCTCACCGCCGGGTCGTCCCTGCTGATCCTGGGCCTGCTGGAAGGCGACGTCGCCTGGAGCTGGACCTCGGCGCCGAGCCTCGTCATCTTCGCGGCGGGGATCCTGTTCATCGCCGCGTTCCTGCTGGTCGAACGCCGGGCCGCGGAGCCGATCCTCCCGCTGTGGGTGTTCCGCAGGCGCACGCTGGTCGGCGGCAACCTCGTCGGCCTGTGCATCGGCGCCCTGATGATCGGCCTCAGCTCGTACGTGCCGACCTTCGCCCAGGGCGTCCTCGGCACGGGCGCGCTGGTCGCCGGGTTCGTGCTGGCCGCGCTGAGCGTCGGCTGGCCCCTGGCCGCGACGTTCTCCGGACGCCTCTACATGCGCATCGGCTTCCGCGACACCGCGTTCATCGGCGGCGGACTGGCCCTCGCGGGCGCGGTCCTGTGCGCGCTGCTCGGCTCACGGGCGCCCTTGTGGCAGGTCGCGGTGGCCTGCTTCATCGTCGGCGCCGGGCTCGGCCTGCTGTCGAGCCCGGCCATCGTCGCCGTCCAGTCGTCGGTCGGCTGGGAACGGCGCGGCGTCGTCACCGCGACCAACATGTTCTGCCGCTCCATCGGCAGCTCGGTGGGCGCGGCCGTCCTCGGCGCGATCTCCAACGGCACCCTGAACGACCGCTTCTCCCACCCGCCCGCCGCCGTCGCGGGCGAGATGCCGAACAGCCTGGACGCGACGGCCCTCGTGCTCGGCAGCCAGGGCTCGGGCACGAGCCCCGGCGCCGCGGCCTACGTGCGCCAGGCCCTGTACGACGCCTCCCACCACGTGTTCCTCGCCGTGGTCGTGGTCGCCGTCCTCGCCGTGGGCGCGCTGGTCCTCCTTCCTCGCCGCGCCGAGGAGCTCAGCTTCGACTGA
- a CDS encoding DUF5996 family protein: protein MELFPAMPLDEWRATKETLHRFAQVVGKVRLAAGVRRNHWWNAPFHLTGRGLTTRPMGQVDGNPIFTIDFDFVGHQLRVATVDGREVSFPLYGKSVAAFYAETMRTLEELGVRVEIEIPHPFDLPDARRPFAEDVEHAAYDPVMATRYWQVLSQVNLVLEEFAAGFSGKVSPVHHFWHTFDIACTRFSAREIDQPPETDPVTREAYSREVISSGFWFGDDDFPEPAFYSYTAPEPEGLAEEPLRPDAARWVEQRGSHLAVLRYADARATPYPRVAVLDFYESAYLAGARRAGWDAARLACPGGVTDPVLSG from the coding sequence ATGGAGCTGTTTCCGGCGATGCCGTTGGACGAGTGGCGGGCCACCAAGGAGACCCTGCACCGGTTCGCGCAGGTCGTGGGCAAGGTGCGGCTGGCGGCGGGGGTGCGGCGCAACCACTGGTGGAACGCGCCGTTCCACCTGACGGGGCGAGGGCTGACCACGCGGCCCATGGGACAGGTGGACGGGAACCCGATCTTCACCATCGACTTCGACTTCGTCGGCCACCAACTGCGGGTGGCGACCGTCGACGGCCGGGAGGTGTCCTTCCCGCTGTACGGGAAGTCGGTGGCGGCGTTCTACGCCGAGACCATGCGGACGCTGGAGGAGCTGGGGGTGCGTGTCGAGATCGAGATCCCCCATCCGTTCGACCTGCCGGACGCGCGGCGGCCGTTCGCCGAGGACGTCGAGCACGCGGCCTACGACCCGGTCATGGCGACCAGGTACTGGCAGGTGCTCAGCCAGGTGAACCTGGTGCTGGAGGAGTTCGCGGCCGGCTTCTCCGGCAAGGTCAGCCCGGTCCACCACTTCTGGCACACCTTCGACATCGCCTGCACGCGGTTCTCCGCGCGGGAGATCGACCAGCCGCCCGAGACCGACCCGGTGACCCGCGAGGCGTACTCGCGGGAGGTGATCAGCTCGGGGTTCTGGTTCGGCGACGACGACTTCCCCGAGCCCGCCTTCTACTCCTACACGGCCCCCGAGCCGGAGGGGCTGGCCGAGGAGCCGCTGCGCCCGGACGCGGCGCGGTGGGTGGAGCAGCGCGGCAGCCACCTCGCCGTGCTGCGCTACGCCGACGCCCGCGCCACGCCGTACCCGCGCGTGGCCGTGCTGGACTTCTACGAGAGCGCCTACCTGGCCGGGGCGCGGCGGGCGGGGTGGGACGCCGCCCGGCTGGCCTGCCCCGGCGGTGTCACCGACCCCGTGCTGAGCGGCTGA